A region from the Mycolicibacterium litorale genome encodes:
- a CDS encoding class I SAM-dependent methyltransferase — protein MSDAEHWDRRYLAEGPTPRQKVGPPEVFAAHAHAFPTTGFALDIACGQGRTAVWLAERGMAVHGVDVSAVAIAHAAAAARDRRVAGRCRFEVADLDGGLPAGPPADVIVCHLFRDERLDAALVTRLAPGGLLAIAALSEVGAAPGRFRVRAGELTTAFAALDVVAAGEGSGTAWLMGRRPASC, from the coding sequence ATGAGCGACGCCGAGCACTGGGACCGCCGGTACCTGGCCGAGGGGCCGACGCCGAGACAGAAGGTCGGCCCGCCCGAGGTGTTCGCCGCTCACGCCCACGCGTTCCCCACGACCGGGTTCGCACTCGACATCGCCTGCGGGCAGGGCCGCACCGCCGTGTGGCTGGCCGAACGCGGCATGGCGGTGCACGGGGTCGACGTCTCCGCGGTCGCGATCGCGCACGCCGCCGCCGCGGCGCGGGACCGGCGGGTGGCCGGTCGGTGCCGGTTCGAGGTGGCAGACCTCGACGGCGGACTGCCCGCCGGGCCGCCGGCCGACGTCATCGTCTGCCACCTCTTCCGCGACGAGCGCCTCGACGCAGCGCTGGTCACCCGACTCGCGCCGGGAGGGCTGCTGGCGATCGCCGCGTTGAGCGAAGTCGGCGCCGCGCCCGGCCGGTTCCGCGTCCGTGCAGGCGAACTGACCACCGCGTTCGCCGCCCTCGACGTCGTCGCTGCCGGTGAAGGATCGGGGACGGCGTGGCTGATGGGGCGTCGGCCGGCGTCATGTTGA
- a CDS encoding Rv2640c family ArsR-like transcriptional regulator: protein MPKTLPAIDTSGPICCPPVAAGPMSDADALEVALRLKALADPARVKIMSLLFGADPGGVNSGELAQVLGLTESTVSHHMAQLRKAGMVESDRRGMNVYHRPHRDAVGALCAVLDPNCCR from the coding sequence ATGCCCAAGACGCTGCCCGCGATCGACACGTCCGGGCCGATCTGCTGCCCGCCCGTGGCCGCCGGCCCGATGAGCGACGCCGATGCGCTCGAAGTGGCGCTGCGTCTGAAGGCCCTCGCCGACCCGGCCCGGGTGAAGATCATGTCGCTGCTGTTCGGCGCGGATCCCGGCGGCGTCAACAGCGGGGAACTCGCGCAGGTGCTCGGCCTGACGGAATCGACCGTCAGCCACCACATGGCCCAGTTGCGCAAGGCCGGGATGGTCGAATCGGACCGGCGCGGCATGAACGTGTACCACCGCCCGCACCGCGATGCGGTCGGAGCGCTGTGCGCGGTGCTCGACCCCAACTGCTGCCGGTGA
- a CDS encoding GntR family transcriptional regulator translates to MAYTSAASRIAAELRIEILQGQIAPGSRLSQLSIAERFGVSRIPVRDALQMLAGEGLVHPSSNATAVVIGMSIPELQELYELREAVEPLATQIAVPKVGRADILMMRKQMAVMETSSETPIWLAANAEFHAAIYKRAGRPRMIDLVEQLRRLTDRYLYMHLEVIGQTEHLHAEHAAILAAVESGDPALAAQLTRDHLATSHDFILSYLLEHPSATGGDDLISYHDRDQQEPAPTATMPRGGRVKGTQS, encoded by the coding sequence ATGGCATACACCAGCGCTGCCAGTCGCATCGCAGCCGAGCTGCGAATCGAAATCCTGCAGGGCCAGATCGCCCCGGGTTCGCGGCTGTCGCAATTGAGCATCGCCGAGCGGTTCGGAGTGAGCCGCATCCCGGTGCGGGATGCCCTGCAGATGCTCGCCGGCGAAGGGCTGGTGCATCCGAGCTCCAACGCCACCGCCGTCGTCATCGGGATGTCGATCCCCGAACTGCAGGAGCTCTACGAGCTTCGTGAAGCGGTCGAGCCGCTGGCGACGCAGATCGCGGTGCCGAAGGTGGGTCGCGCCGACATCCTCATGATGCGCAAGCAGATGGCGGTCATGGAGACCAGCAGCGAAACACCGATCTGGTTGGCCGCCAACGCCGAATTCCACGCGGCGATCTACAAGAGGGCGGGGCGTCCCCGCATGATCGACCTCGTCGAGCAGCTACGCCGCCTCACCGATCGCTATCTCTACATGCACCTCGAGGTGATCGGACAGACCGAGCACCTGCATGCCGAGCACGCCGCGATTCTCGCCGCGGTGGAGAGCGGCGACCCGGCGCTGGCCGCCCAGCTCACGCGGGACCATCTCGCCACCTCACACGATTTCATCCTGTCCTACCTGTTGGAGCATCCGTCCGCGACCGGTGGTGACGACCTCATCAGCTACCACGATCGCGATCAGCAAGAACCCGCGCCCACGGCAACGATGCCCAGGGGCGGCCGAGTGAAGGGAACACAATCGTGA
- a CDS encoding amidohydrolase family protein, with protein MTAPSPLAPGHIDIHAHLLPEDCYEIPAADGTRRLAERTDDELYLGDFPIAVTRDQISGVPRILADMHAEDIAVRVVSAPPYAFAVTAEPDAAAEYARRVNEGLMRMCEGAPDRLIPLGVLPLQDRGATAAEVKQLVADGVRGVSVPPVVGSLTLGDPELHHVLDSCAAAGLAVLVHPTQQPRPGFNHHYLQNLIGNPVESATAIASILLGGTFERAPALRIAFVHGAGVAPALLGRWDHGWRMRGDVSADSDTPPSELFRAHVYADSLAHSVEAGTLLCSTVHPDRITLGSDYPFDMADPHPVRSAEALGLDREVLRGNALRWLDWS; from the coding sequence GTGACCGCTCCGTCCCCGCTCGCCCCGGGCCACATCGACATCCATGCGCACCTCCTGCCGGAGGACTGCTACGAGATACCGGCCGCCGACGGCACGCGCCGCCTCGCCGAGCGCACCGACGACGAGTTGTACCTCGGCGACTTCCCCATCGCGGTCACCCGGGACCAGATCTCCGGGGTGCCGCGCATCCTGGCCGACATGCACGCCGAGGACATCGCGGTGCGGGTCGTGTCCGCGCCGCCCTACGCCTTCGCGGTCACCGCCGAGCCCGACGCCGCCGCCGAGTACGCGCGTCGGGTCAACGAAGGCCTGATGCGGATGTGCGAGGGTGCTCCGGACCGGCTGATCCCGCTCGGGGTCTTGCCGCTACAGGACCGCGGCGCCACCGCGGCCGAAGTGAAACAGCTTGTGGCCGACGGCGTTCGGGGTGTGTCGGTGCCGCCGGTCGTCGGCTCGCTGACCCTGGGCGATCCGGAGCTGCACCACGTGCTCGACAGTTGCGCGGCGGCGGGCCTCGCGGTGCTCGTTCACCCCACCCAACAGCCACGGCCCGGGTTCAACCACCACTACCTGCAGAACCTGATCGGCAATCCCGTCGAGTCGGCGACCGCGATCGCCTCCATCCTGCTCGGCGGCACCTTCGAGCGCGCACCGGCACTGCGTATCGCCTTCGTCCACGGCGCCGGAGTGGCGCCCGCGCTGCTGGGGCGGTGGGACCACGGTTGGCGCATGCGGGGGGATGTCTCCGCCGACAGCGACACACCCCCGAGCGAACTGTTCCGCGCCCACGTGTACGCCGATTCGCTGGCCCATTCGGTGGAGGCGGGCACTCTGCTCTGCAGCACCGTCCACCCCGATCGCATCACCTTGGGCTCCGACTACCCGTTCGACATGGCCGATCCGCACCCGGTCCGCTCGGCGGAGGCGTTGGGCCTCGACCGAGAAGTGCTGCGCGGCAACGCGCTGAGATGGCTCGACTGGTCCTGA
- a CDS encoding PucR family transcriptional regulator, producing the protein MNATLNPPVAGESLGGIPAPDIGRLLGEDLVTMVVPPVDQSTRIRSVGVFDGSSDECPDVLLLIGAAPAEWADLITRAAGRGACAVVLGPIPDDARGRVRSAAVQAGVGLLERRAEVPWLTLGDLIRDLIRQADTWEIRESGVALDDLAGLAESLAEMLGGHVIVEDAKFRLLSYSSSTGHVDRGRDIAILGRRIPDDWLRHLESLGVIDTLLGTDEVVTVDDGPFEARRRLLCAIRAERFLLGVLWVAEGETPLPADIHDRMIAAARTAAPFLLRHQESGFQRRATQNRQLRVLLDQGTIAQSTAEEYGLSPATRYTVLGLRASPDALLTSLDRSRTVESVGMYCQSYRWRAATTTIGHTVYCVLAHDAETSDARLGDIAAAVGEHVRRALLGRGVLVSLSRNVAALRDIPSARRQVDEVLATSPATDRLAVATYDDALARIALSQVRQFMTANAIDHPKLERLRAEDGATGSEYIVTLTAYLTAFGNVVAAARQLNVHVTTLRYRLKRIQAISGLNLDDPAERLLCELLLR; encoded by the coding sequence GTGAACGCGACGCTCAACCCGCCGGTCGCCGGTGAATCCCTCGGCGGAATCCCGGCGCCGGACATCGGTCGGCTACTCGGCGAGGATCTCGTGACGATGGTGGTGCCACCCGTCGACCAGAGCACGCGGATCCGGTCGGTGGGTGTGTTCGACGGCTCGTCAGACGAGTGCCCGGACGTGCTGCTGCTGATCGGTGCGGCACCGGCGGAGTGGGCTGACCTGATCACCCGGGCGGCCGGCCGGGGCGCCTGCGCAGTGGTCCTCGGCCCGATCCCCGACGATGCCCGGGGGCGGGTCCGGTCCGCGGCCGTACAGGCGGGCGTCGGTCTGCTCGAGCGCAGAGCCGAGGTGCCGTGGCTGACGCTGGGCGATCTGATCCGGGATCTGATCCGCCAGGCAGACACCTGGGAGATCAGGGAATCCGGTGTGGCGCTGGATGATCTGGCCGGCCTGGCGGAATCGCTCGCCGAGATGCTCGGTGGCCATGTGATCGTCGAAGACGCGAAGTTCCGGCTGCTGTCGTACTCGAGTTCCACCGGCCACGTCGACAGGGGTCGCGACATCGCCATCCTCGGCCGTCGGATACCCGACGATTGGCTGCGGCACCTGGAGTCCCTCGGCGTCATCGACACACTGCTGGGCACCGACGAGGTGGTGACCGTGGACGACGGGCCCTTCGAGGCCCGGCGACGGTTGCTGTGCGCGATCCGCGCCGAACGCTTCCTGCTCGGCGTCCTCTGGGTCGCCGAGGGCGAGACACCGCTGCCCGCCGACATCCATGACCGGATGATCGCCGCCGCACGTACGGCAGCGCCGTTCCTGCTGCGGCACCAGGAGTCCGGTTTCCAGCGGCGGGCGACGCAGAACCGGCAGCTGCGTGTCCTGTTGGATCAGGGCACGATCGCGCAGTCCACGGCCGAGGAATACGGTCTGTCACCTGCCACCCGCTACACCGTGCTCGGTCTGCGCGCCTCCCCGGATGCCCTGCTGACGAGCCTCGACCGGAGCCGGACCGTCGAATCCGTCGGTATGTACTGCCAGTCCTACCGTTGGCGTGCCGCGACCACGACGATCGGGCACACCGTCTACTGCGTGCTGGCCCACGACGCCGAAACCTCGGACGCGAGACTCGGCGACATCGCCGCCGCGGTGGGGGAACACGTCAGGCGTGCGCTGCTCGGGCGCGGCGTTCTGGTCTCGCTGAGTCGCAATGTCGCCGCACTGCGAGACATCCCGTCCGCGCGGCGCCAGGTCGACGAGGTTCTCGCCACGAGCCCGGCAACGGATCGGTTGGCCGTGGCCACCTACGACGACGCGCTCGCGAGAATCGCCCTGTCGCAGGTCCGTCAGTTCATGACCGCGAACGCGATCGACCATCCCAAGCTCGAACGCCTGAGGGCCGAAGACGGCGCCACCGGGTCGGAGTACATCGTGACGCTCACGGCATACCTGACCGCGTTCGGCAACGTGGTGGCCGCGGCGCGGCAACTCAACGTCCACGTCACCACTCTGCGGTACCGGTTGAAGCGCATTCAGGCCATCTCGGGGCTGAACCTCGACGACCCGGCCGAGCGATTGCTGTGCGAACTACTCCTCCGATAG
- the arsB gene encoding ACR3 family arsenite efflux transporter — translation MAGVPVVERLSLLDRFLPVWIGLAMAAGLLLGRLVPGVGDVVSQVAVDGISLPIALGLLIMMYPVLAKVRYDRLESVTGDRKLLVGSLALNWVLGPALMFALAWLMLPDLPEYRTGLIIVGLARCIAMVIIWNDLACGDREAAAVLVALNSVFQVVMFAVLGWFYLSVLPGWLGLEQATIDTSPWQIARSVLIFLGIPLLAGYLSRRFGEKAKGRDWYESAFLPKVAPWALYGLLFTIVILFALQGEQITGRPLDVARIALPLLVYFAVMWGGGYLAGACLRLGYARTTTLAFTAAGNNFELAIAVAVATYGATSGQALAGVVGPLVEVPVLVALVYASLALRRRIDRTPTSRSLA, via the coding sequence ATGGCCGGCGTGCCGGTCGTCGAACGCCTGTCGTTGCTCGACCGTTTCCTGCCCGTGTGGATCGGTCTGGCGATGGCTGCCGGTCTGCTTCTGGGCCGGCTCGTGCCGGGTGTCGGCGACGTCGTGAGCCAGGTTGCGGTCGACGGGATCTCGCTCCCCATCGCGCTGGGGCTGCTCATCATGATGTACCCGGTGCTGGCCAAGGTCCGATACGACCGGCTGGAATCGGTCACCGGCGACCGTAAGCTGCTGGTCGGTTCGCTGGCGCTCAACTGGGTGCTCGGCCCGGCGTTGATGTTCGCCCTTGCCTGGCTGATGCTGCCTGATCTGCCCGAATATCGTACCGGCCTGATCATCGTGGGTCTGGCGCGCTGTATCGCGATGGTCATCATCTGGAACGACCTCGCCTGCGGAGACCGCGAAGCCGCAGCGGTCCTCGTCGCGCTGAACTCGGTGTTCCAGGTCGTCATGTTCGCCGTGCTCGGCTGGTTCTACCTCTCCGTCCTGCCCGGTTGGCTCGGACTCGAGCAGGCGACCATCGACACGTCGCCGTGGCAGATCGCCCGATCCGTGCTGATCTTCCTCGGCATCCCGCTGCTCGCCGGATATCTCAGCCGCCGGTTCGGCGAGAAGGCGAAGGGACGTGACTGGTACGAGTCGGCGTTCCTGCCGAAGGTCGCTCCCTGGGCGCTGTACGGACTGTTGTTCACCATCGTCATCCTGTTCGCACTGCAGGGCGAACAGATCACCGGTCGTCCGCTCGACGTCGCCCGCATTGCCCTGCCGCTACTCGTCTACTTCGCGGTCATGTGGGGTGGCGGCTACCTCGCGGGAGCCTGTCTTCGCCTCGGCTACGCACGCACCACGACGCTGGCGTTCACCGCCGCGGGCAACAACTTCGAACTCGCGATCGCCGTCGCCGTCGCCACCTACGGCGCGACCTCCGGGCAGGCGCTCGCCGGCGTCGTCGGCCCGCTCGTCGAAGTGCCCGTGCTGGTCGCGCTCGTCTACGCCTCGCTGGCACTGCGGCGACGGATCGACCGGACACCGACCTCGCGGAGCCTCGCATGA
- a CDS encoding acyltransferase family protein gives MPTSDTVRQRDRAVDVARLAALVVVMFGHCALLLATIDSGGVRIGNLLGAVPALAPVTWVVQVMPLFFLAGGAAGAYGSRSGTPWGTWLFTRAQRLCRPVFWYLAVWVTALLLVRLLLGVQSADALGRESVALLWFLGVYLIALALVPSLTHLRTGRTFAVVVIALLAAAWAVDRIRFAVGTPESGIANFLLIWSIPVVIGVAYARRLISPRSALLVAVAALAAQCALVVTGAYEVALVVTGAEHVSNVSPPTLLLGLHCTWMSCAFVAVAAPIRRWADRPRVWRIVASGNAGAMTLYLWHIPAIAVAAFSLHAVGLDAYDVEASDFWAMLALRAVVFAGVMAALFRLLSPLEHRRLPWWDDRVAATGARSAVTGALVCAAGVALALMAKQGLAGTAGWVALGGFLTAAVAARIWAGSAVAGAPASASVASR, from the coding sequence ATGCCGACCTCCGACACCGTTCGCCAGCGTGACCGCGCCGTCGACGTCGCCCGCCTCGCGGCGCTGGTGGTGGTCATGTTCGGGCACTGCGCCCTGCTGCTCGCCACCATCGATTCCGGCGGTGTGCGGATCGGCAACCTGCTGGGCGCCGTGCCCGCGCTCGCGCCGGTCACCTGGGTCGTGCAGGTGATGCCGCTGTTCTTCCTCGCCGGTGGGGCTGCGGGCGCCTATGGCAGTCGGTCCGGTACCCCGTGGGGCACATGGTTGTTCACCCGCGCCCAACGGCTGTGCCGCCCCGTCTTCTGGTATCTGGCGGTGTGGGTCACCGCCCTGCTCCTGGTGCGGCTGCTGCTCGGTGTGCAGTCGGCGGACGCGCTGGGCCGCGAGAGCGTCGCGCTGCTGTGGTTCCTGGGTGTCTACCTGATCGCCCTGGCCCTCGTGCCGTCGCTGACCCACCTGCGGACCGGCCGGACGTTCGCTGTCGTGGTCATCGCGCTGCTGGCCGCCGCATGGGCGGTCGACCGCATCCGATTCGCCGTCGGCACACCGGAATCCGGCATCGCCAACTTCCTCCTCATCTGGTCGATCCCCGTGGTGATCGGCGTCGCCTACGCCCGCCGGCTGATCAGCCCGCGGTCCGCACTGCTCGTCGCTGTCGCGGCACTTGCGGCGCAGTGCGCGCTCGTGGTCACCGGCGCCTACGAGGTCGCGCTGGTCGTCACCGGTGCCGAGCACGTCTCCAACGTCTCGCCCCCGACGCTGCTGCTCGGACTGCACTGCACGTGGATGTCGTGCGCCTTCGTGGCCGTCGCCGCGCCGATCCGGCGGTGGGCGGACCGGCCGCGCGTCTGGCGCATCGTCGCCTCGGGCAACGCCGGAGCGATGACGCTCTACCTGTGGCACATCCCCGCCATCGCGGTCGCGGCGTTCTCGCTGCACGCCGTCGGACTCGACGCCTACGATGTCGAGGCGTCGGACTTCTGGGCGATGCTGGCCCTACGGGCCGTCGTGTTCGCCGGGGTCATGGCCGCGCTGTTCCGCCTGCTCTCACCGCTCGAGCACCGCCGGCTTCCATGGTGGGACGACCGAGTTGCTGCCACCGGTGCCCGGTCGGCCGTCACCGGTGCGCTGGTCTGTGCGGCCGGGGTGGCCTTGGCGCTCATGGCCAAACAGGGGCTGGCCGGCACCGCCGGGTGGGTTGCGCTCGGCGGCTTCCTCACCGCCGCGGTCGCCGCCCGGATCTGGGCGGGCTCAGCGGTGGCCGGAGCCCCGGCCTCGGCATCGGTGGCGTCCCGGTGA
- a CDS encoding cyclase family protein, which translates to MTTDQKSITFELFHELYESCNNWGRWGSEDQRGTLNFITPEVISAAASTVRTGKAISLQLPLDGNGPQTGAFGRVNPVHQMAATGTDHLAGTQTYSADPLGWGFADDSLFLFLQGGTQWDALGHIFRDGKMFNGFSAGEVTSSGAARGGVEHMPTIVSRGVLLDMPRVKGKTHLEPGEAIYPEDLDEACAFHGVTVGRGDIVLIRTGDMAARRGLPGWGGYSAGDAPGLSLSVARWLYDKEVAGIATDTWGAEVRPNELEGTFQPLHLVMIVSMGLLVGEIWYLDALADDCAADGQYEFLLVGPPLVIPGAVGSPVNPQAVK; encoded by the coding sequence ATGACCACAGACCAGAAGTCCATCACCTTCGAGCTCTTCCACGAGCTGTACGAATCCTGCAACAACTGGGGTCGCTGGGGGAGCGAAGATCAAAGGGGCACACTGAATTTCATCACTCCCGAAGTGATCAGCGCCGCGGCGTCCACGGTTCGGACCGGTAAGGCCATCTCGCTGCAACTCCCGCTCGACGGAAACGGCCCGCAGACCGGTGCTTTCGGTCGGGTCAACCCCGTCCACCAGATGGCGGCCACCGGCACGGACCACCTGGCCGGCACGCAGACCTACAGCGCCGATCCCCTGGGTTGGGGGTTCGCCGACGACAGCCTGTTCCTGTTCCTGCAGGGCGGGACACAGTGGGACGCGCTCGGGCACATCTTCCGAGACGGCAAGATGTTCAACGGATTCAGCGCGGGTGAGGTGACGTCCTCGGGAGCGGCGCGCGGCGGGGTGGAGCACATGCCGACGATCGTCTCGCGCGGTGTCCTGCTCGACATGCCGCGCGTCAAGGGCAAGACGCACCTGGAGCCGGGGGAGGCGATCTACCCGGAGGACCTCGACGAGGCGTGCGCGTTCCACGGGGTCACCGTGGGCCGCGGTGACATCGTGTTGATCCGGACCGGTGACATGGCCGCACGCCGCGGGCTGCCCGGTTGGGGTGGCTATTCCGCCGGCGATGCGCCCGGCTTGTCGCTTTCGGTCGCGCGCTGGCTGTACGACAAGGAGGTCGCCGGGATCGCCACCGACACCTGGGGAGCCGAGGTCCGGCCGAACGAACTCGAAGGGACGTTCCAGCCGCTGCATCTGGTGATGATCGTGTCCATGGGCCTGCTGGTCGGCGAGATCTGGTATCTCGACGCTCTGGCCGACGACTGCGCCGCCGACGGCCAGTACGAGTTCCTCCTCGTCGGGCCCCCGCTGGTGATCCCCGGAGCGGTCGGTTCGCCGGTGAATCCCCAAGCCGTCAAATGA
- a CDS encoding ArsI/CadI family heavy metal resistance metalloenzyme: MSRVQLALNVDDVDEAVAFYSRLFNTQPAKVKPGYANFVVAEPPLKLVLLENPGAGGTLNHLGVEVDDSAAVHAEIARLTGEGLFTDEEIGTTCCFATQDKVWVTGPGGEKWEVYTVLADSQTFGGTSGGGPDHVDASCC; encoded by the coding sequence ATGTCCCGAGTCCAACTGGCGCTCAACGTCGACGACGTCGACGAGGCCGTCGCGTTCTATTCGAGGCTCTTCAACACCCAGCCCGCCAAGGTCAAGCCGGGCTACGCCAACTTCGTCGTCGCCGAACCGCCGTTGAAGCTGGTGCTCCTGGAGAACCCCGGCGCCGGGGGCACCCTCAACCACCTCGGTGTCGAGGTCGACGACAGCGCCGCCGTACACGCCGAGATCGCCCGATTGACCGGCGAGGGCTTGTTCACCGATGAGGAGATCGGCACCACCTGTTGCTTCGCCACCCAGGACAAGGTCTGGGTGACGGGCCCCGGCGGCGAGAAGTGGGAGGTCTACACCGTGCTGGCCGACTCGCAGACTTTCGGCGGGACCTCGGGCGGCGGACCGGACCACGTAGACGCATCCTGCTGCTGA
- a CDS encoding glycoside hydrolase — protein sequence MGATMWANGMGRWAALAGSLVVSAGMIYAADSEAPGPAEPPLAAAPAATAPAQAAAPSTAHPAEAELLAASAPVAAQDFKLELPAGITPEDGLQVKTIWVARAINVMFPEIKTIGGYRQDPLKWHPNGLAIDVMIPNHGTDEGIELGNQVAGLALANARRWGVLHVIWRQGFYPGIGAPSWTADYGNETANHYDHVHIATNGGGYPTGRETYYLGSMSPAPKA from the coding sequence ATGGGCGCGACGATGTGGGCGAACGGGATGGGCCGCTGGGCGGCGCTCGCCGGATCGCTCGTGGTGTCCGCGGGCATGATCTACGCCGCTGACAGCGAAGCGCCGGGCCCCGCCGAGCCCCCCTTGGCTGCGGCACCGGCTGCGACGGCCCCCGCGCAGGCGGCCGCGCCGTCGACCGCCCACCCCGCCGAGGCCGAACTCCTCGCGGCGAGCGCGCCCGTCGCCGCCCAGGATTTCAAGCTCGAGTTGCCGGCGGGTATCACGCCGGAAGACGGCCTGCAGGTCAAGACCATCTGGGTCGCGCGCGCGATCAACGTGATGTTCCCGGAGATCAAGACCATCGGCGGCTACCGGCAGGACCCGCTGAAGTGGCACCCCAACGGCCTCGCGATCGACGTGATGATCCCCAACCACGGCACCGACGAGGGCATCGAGCTCGGCAACCAGGTGGCGGGGCTGGCGTTGGCCAATGCGCGGCGCTGGGGCGTGCTGCATGTCATCTGGCGGCAGGGCTTCTACCCCGGCATCGGGGCGCCGAGTTGGACCGCCGACTACGGCAACGAGACGGCCAACCACTACGACCACGTCCACATCGCCACCAACGGTGGCGGTTATCCCACCGGCCGCGAGACCTACTACCTCGGCTCGATGAGCCCGGCGCCCAAGGCGTGA
- a CDS encoding glutaminyl-peptide cyclotransferase, whose amino-acid sequence MTALRVLATACATTALLVAGCADAHDAAAAPDAPQQLRITVLGEMPHDPAAFTQGLEFDGDTLLETTGLAGQSQLRELDPDTGAVRRSVPLPGGYFGEGMTSVGTGIWQVTYRDGVAIEWDTTTFELRREVPIDGEGWGVCFDGDRIVRSDGTDRLRFVEPTGFSETGGVTVTRPGGVSIAGLNELECVDGDVWANVWPTDEIVRIDPGTGTVTASVDASVLRRGEPERNVLNGIAYAGDGQFLVTGKNWSTTYRVRFDPVGPM is encoded by the coding sequence ATGACCGCGCTACGTGTGCTCGCCACGGCATGCGCCACCACCGCGCTGCTCGTGGCGGGGTGCGCCGACGCCCATGACGCCGCGGCGGCTCCCGATGCCCCGCAACAGCTTCGTATCACGGTGCTCGGCGAGATGCCCCACGATCCGGCGGCCTTCACCCAGGGGCTGGAGTTCGACGGTGACACACTGCTGGAGACCACCGGACTGGCCGGGCAATCCCAGCTGCGGGAGCTCGACCCCGACACCGGTGCGGTGCGCCGTTCGGTGCCGCTGCCGGGCGGCTACTTCGGTGAGGGCATGACGAGCGTCGGCACCGGCATCTGGCAGGTCACCTACCGTGACGGTGTCGCTATCGAGTGGGACACAACGACATTCGAATTACGTCGCGAAGTCCCGATCGACGGTGAGGGATGGGGGGTGTGCTTCGACGGCGACCGGATCGTGCGCAGCGACGGCACCGACCGGTTGCGGTTCGTCGAACCCACCGGCTTCTCCGAAACCGGCGGCGTCACCGTCACGAGACCGGGCGGCGTGTCCATCGCCGGACTCAACGAGCTGGAATGCGTCGACGGAGACGTGTGGGCCAACGTCTGGCCGACCGACGAGATCGTGCGGATCGATCCGGGAACCGGGACGGTGACCGCCTCGGTCGACGCCTCGGTGCTCCGGCGGGGGGAGCCGGAGCGCAACGTGCTCAACGGAATTGCCTATGCCGGCGACGGACAATTCCTGGTCACCGGCAAGAACTGGTCGACGACCTACCGGGTGCGCTTCGACCCGGTGGGCCCGATGTGA
- a CDS encoding SDR family NAD(P)-dependent oxidoreductase, translated as MSPGAVDALVGGASLAGKHAWVTGAGSGIGRASAVALARLGATAHLVGRTAESLRETARLVREYDGAATIHVGDVTDAAFVAALMDGQRVDVLVNSAGRNIAQLLDDITPQTYAAVMRVNVEAVLFVIQQAVARMRAQGQGGSIVSISSQMGHVGGPQRTLYCTSKWALEGMTKALALELAAEGIRVNTVAPTFVETELTAQSLAKPEFRQWVLGEIPMGRLGSVDEVAAAVAYLAGPASSLTTGSSLLVDGGWTAH; from the coding sequence ATGAGTCCGGGAGCGGTCGACGCCCTGGTCGGGGGAGCCTCTCTGGCCGGGAAACACGCCTGGGTCACGGGTGCCGGTTCCGGAATCGGTCGCGCGTCGGCCGTCGCCCTCGCCCGACTGGGCGCCACCGCTCATCTCGTCGGCCGGACCGCCGAGTCGCTGCGGGAAACCGCCCGGCTGGTGCGCGAGTACGACGGAGCGGCCACGATCCATGTCGGTGACGTGACCGACGCCGCCTTCGTGGCCGCCCTGATGGACGGTCAGCGTGTCGACGTCCTGGTGAACAGCGCCGGCCGCAACATCGCACAACTCCTCGACGACATCACCCCGCAAACCTATGCGGCCGTCATGCGCGTCAACGTCGAAGCGGTGCTGTTCGTGATCCAACAGGCGGTCGCCCGGATGCGCGCCCAGGGGCAGGGCGGGTCCATCGTCTCGATCAGCTCCCAGATGGGCCACGTGGGCGGGCCGCAACGGACGCTGTACTGCACCTCGAAGTGGGCGCTGGAGGGGATGACGAAGGCGCTGGCGCTGGAGTTGGCCGCAGAGGGGATCCGGGTGAACACCGTCGCCCCGACCTTCGTCGAGACGGAGCTGACGGCGCAGAGCCTGGCGAAGCCGGAGTTCCGGCAGTGGGTGCTCGGTGAGATCCCGATGGGCAGGCTGGGGTCGGTCGACGAAGTCGCCGCGGCGGTCGCCTACCTCGCCGGCCCGGCGTCATCGCTGACCACCGGCAGTTCGCTGCTGGTCGACGGCGGCTGGACCGCACACTGA